The following proteins come from a genomic window of Lolium rigidum isolate FL_2022 chromosome 5, APGP_CSIRO_Lrig_0.1, whole genome shotgun sequence:
- the LOC124653579 gene encoding uncharacterized protein LOC124653579, whose product MRKRDLGILLLAAFAVFFSLQHEGDFSFREAWYHLSDDGYPIKHDADRLPPPLVADLNGDGRPEVLLPTHDATIQVLQPPPAHHTATTLDDFREARVMAEISLLPANVRVASGRRPVAMAVGTVDRSYQAAHVHKQVLVVVTSGWVVMCFDHNLKKLWEANLQDDFPHAARHREVAISVTNYTLKHGDAGLVIIGGRMEMQHHSADLFDDFMNSEHSREEHRRSASEKQASEGSNVDVRHFALYAFSGRTGSLRWSRKNENIQSQPSDASVMIPQHNYKLDVHALNSRHPGEYECREFRESVLGAMPHHWDRREDTSLHLAQFKKHKRKQLKKTQGKNVLNNVHKPSEHNPPGKDDTTRLTKAIGKAADLAGSAKGKKSLNRLYIPTITNHTQVWWVPNVVVAHEKEGIEAIHLASGRTICKLHLTEGGLHADINGDGVLDHVQVVGANGAEQTVVSGSMEVLKPCWAVATSGVPVREQLFNVSICHYNHYNLFHHGDFSRSFGRTFDPSGLEVATPILLQRDDGHKHRRGSHGDIIFLTSRGEVTSYSPGLLGHDAMWRWQLSTGATWSNLPSPSGMMENIVVPTLKAFSLWAYDPKQVIIAGGDQEAVVISPSGSLLASIELPAPPTHALILEDFSGDGLTDVILVTSGGVYGFVQTRQPGALFFSTLVGCLIVVIGVIFVSLHLNSPNGGKPRSSSGHR is encoded by the exons ATGAGGAAGCGGGACCTGggcatcctcctcctcgccgccttcgccgtcttcttctccctccag CACGAGGGTGATTTCTCGTTCCGGGAGGCGTGGTACCACCTCTCGGACGACGGGTACCCGATCAAGCACGACGCcgaccgcctcccgccgccgctcgtcGCCGACCTCAACGGCGACGGCAGGCCCGAGGTCCTGCTCCCCACCCACGACGCCACCATCCAGGTCCTCCAGCCCCCGCCAGCGCACCACACCGCCACCACCCTCGACGACTTCCGCGAGGCCCGCGTCATGGCCGAGATCTCCCTCCTCCCCGCCAACGTCCGCGTCGCCTCGGGCAGGCGCCCGGTGGCCATGGCCGTCGGCACCGTCGACCGCTCCTACCAGGCCGCTCACGTCCACAAGcaggtcctcgtcgtcgtcacctCCGGATGGGTCGTCATGTGCTTCGATCACAACCTCAAGAAGCTCTGGGAGGCCAACCTCCAGGACGACTTCCCCCATGCCGCGCGCCATCGTGAGGTCGCCATATCTGTAACGAATTACACACTCAAGCATGGGGATGCTGGCCTTGTCATCATCGGAGGGAGGATGGAGATGCAACATCAC TCGGCAGATCTTTTCGATGACTTTATGAACTCTGAACACAGCAGGGAAGAGCACCGTAGAAGTGCCAGTGAGAAACAG GCTTCGGAGGGCAGCAATGTAGACGTGCGTCATTTTGCGCTTTATGCCTTTTCTGGTCGCACTGGCTCATTGAGATGGAGCCGGAAGAATGAG AACATCCAGTCACAGCCATCAGATGCTTCAGTGATGATACCACAACACAATTACAAGCTTGATGTTCACGCCCTTAATAGCCGCCATCCTGGTGAG TATGAATGCCGGGAATTCAGAGAATCAGTTCTTGGTGCCATGCCTCATCATTGG GATAGGAGAGAGGACACTTCCCTACACCTTGCACAATTTAAGAAGCATAAAAGGAAACAGTTAAAGAAAACACAAGGAAAAAATGTTTTGAATAACGTGCACAAGCCCAGTGAACATAATCCACCCGGAAAGGATGATACTACTAGACTAACCAAAGCGATCGGGAAAGCTGCAGATCTGGCTGGGTCAGCTAAAGGGAAAAAG TCTCTTAACAGGCTTTATATTCCTACAATCACAAACCATACTCAAGTTTGGTGGGTTCCTAATGTTGTTGTTGCACATGAAAAGGAAGGGATTGAGGCTATTCATCTAGCATCTGGACGTACAATTTGCAAG CTTCATTTGACTGAAGGAGGTCTTCATGCAGATATTAATGGAGATGGAGTTCTAGATCATGTTCAG GTTGTCGGTGCAAATGGTGCTGAGCAAACTGTTGTTAGTGGGTCCATGGAAGTCCTAAAACCCTGTTGGGCAGTTGCTACATCGGGTGTACCAGTTCGGGAGCAACTTTTCAATGTTTCGATCTGCCATTACAACCATTACAATCTGTTCCATCATGGTGACTTCTCAAGAAGTTTTGGGAGGACATTTGATCCAAGTGGCTTAGAGGTGGCAACACCTATTCTGCTACAGAGAGATGATGGTCATAAACACAGAAGAGGAAGTCATGGTGATATCATCTTTCTAACAAGCCGGGGAGAG GTGACCTCGTACTCTCCAGGTCTACTTGGTCATGACGCGATGTGGAGATGGCAACTATCGACAGGCGCAACATGGTCCAACCTTCCATCTCCATCTGGTATGATGGAGAACATCGTGGTTCCTACACTCAAGGCCTTCTCTCTCTGGGCGTACGACCCGAAACAGGTGATCATTGCGGGCGGCGACCAGGAGGCCGTGGTGATCTCTCCTTCTGGCAGCTTACTGGCATCCATCGAACTCCCAGCGCCTCCGACCCACGCGCTGATCCTCGAGGATTTCTCGGGCGATGGTCTAACTGATGTGATTCTGGTGACGTCTGGGGGAGTGTATGGTTTTGTGCAGACGAGGCAGCCTGGGGCGCTCTTCTTCAGCACACTTGTCGGCTGCCTGATAGTCGTGATTGGAGTGATATTCGTTTCTCTGCACCTGAACTCGCCAAATGGTGGTAAACCCAGGTCGTCGAGTGGCCACCGGTGA